A genomic stretch from Longimicrobium terrae includes:
- a CDS encoding SDR family oxidoreductase gives MLLNGKVALVTGASRGIGAAIARELAAQGAAVGVNYFSSQAAADDVVASIRSAGGRAVALAADVRDASAVRVMADRVAEEFGGVDILVNNALHNYRFDPIANVPFARMEWSGFQDQIDGTVHAAVNTCQAVLPHFRARGGGRIINILTNLITNPVVQYHAYTTAKSAMLGFSRNLAAELGPENVTVNMVAGGLIMTTAASEPTTPEVQEIVRGSTPLRRLGQPDDIARAVAALASDLMGFATGQYIAVDGGLTMP, from the coding sequence ATGCTGCTGAACGGAAAGGTCGCGCTGGTTACCGGCGCGTCGCGGGGAATCGGGGCCGCCATCGCGCGGGAACTGGCTGCGCAGGGCGCGGCGGTGGGCGTCAACTATTTCAGCAGCCAGGCCGCGGCGGATGATGTCGTCGCGTCGATCCGCTCAGCCGGCGGGCGGGCAGTCGCGCTCGCCGCCGACGTGCGCGACGCCAGCGCCGTCCGCGTGATGGCCGATCGTGTAGCAGAGGAGTTCGGCGGCGTGGACATCCTGGTCAACAACGCGCTCCACAACTACCGCTTCGACCCCATCGCCAACGTCCCCTTCGCGCGGATGGAGTGGAGCGGCTTTCAGGACCAGATCGACGGAACCGTTCACGCCGCCGTGAACACCTGCCAGGCCGTGCTCCCGCACTTTCGCGCGCGCGGCGGCGGGCGGATCATCAACATCCTCACCAACCTGATCACCAATCCCGTGGTGCAGTACCACGCCTACACCACGGCCAAGAGCGCCATGCTCGGCTTCAGCCGCAACCTGGCGGCGGAACTGGGGCCGGAGAACGTCACCGTCAACATGGTCGCGGGCGGGCTCATCATGACCACCGCCGCGTCGGAGCCCACCACGCCGGAAGTGCAGGAGATCGTGCGCGGCTCCACCCCGCTGCGCCGGCTGGGCCAGCCCGACGACATCGCGCGCGCCGTCGCCGCCCTCGCCTCGGACCTGATGGGCTTCGCCACCGGCCAGTACATCGCCGTCGACGGCGGCCTCACCATGCCGTGA